The following proteins come from a genomic window of Rattus norvegicus strain BN/NHsdMcwi chromosome 8, GRCr8, whole genome shotgun sequence:
- the Prss44-ps1 gene encoding LOW QUALITY PROTEIN: serine protease 43-like (The sequence of the model RefSeq protein was modified relative to this genomic sequence to represent the inferred CDS: substituted 2 bases at 2 genomic stop codons), translating to MGGFCRGDRGGFLALLVWLQLLQPLFSGTYKPREDSGPMHRPLKSRSDPESPAQKSRLKPLNISHPSVVPVSLNQTGTPRSGPPSAITTQIILESSRSSPGEPFSPDICGHRITEINHGSLSAGRKWPWQASLQSQNVHVCGGSLISQRWVLTAAHCVYEXVFGDLVLVHGDAMLNSEAENVTLVPVQDIIFPSDFDIRTMRDDIALALLYFPVNYSSLIQPVCLPRKPFQVNSGTVCWVTGWGQQNKTDLGSASVLLQEVQQNILLXKHCNQLFQRELGTSENLVIKGMICGQQDLGQSLCWRNSGSPLCL from the exons ATGGGTGGCTTCTGTAGGGGTGACAGGGGTGGCTTCCTAGCTCTCCTAGTCTGGCTTCAGCTTCTGCAGCCTCTGTTCA GTGGTACTTACAAGCCCAGGGAAGATTCCGGACCGATGCATAGGCCCCTGAAGTCCCGGAGTGATCCAGAGTCCCCGGCACAGAAGAGCCGCTTGAAACCCCTGAATATTTCGCATCCGTCGGTAGTTCCGGTGTCTCTAAACCAGACTGGGACTCCAAGATCAGGGCCTCCTTCAGCGATCACAACCCAAATTATCTTGGAATCCAGTAGGAGCTCTCCGGGAGAACCGTTTTCTCCAG ACATTTGCGGCCATAGAATTACGGAGAT aaatcacggaaGTTTATCTGCAGGGAGGAAGTGGCCTTGGCAAGCGAGCCTGCAGAGTCAAAATGTACACGTATGTGGAGGCTCCCTCATCAGCCAGCGATGGGTGTTGACTGCAGCCCACTGCGTATATGAATGAGTATTTGGGGACCTAGTTTTGG TACATGGTGATGCCATGTTGAATTCTGAAGCCGAAAATGTGACCCTGGTCCCAGTCCAAGACATCATTTTCCCTTCAGACTTTGACATCCGAACCATGAGAGATGACATCGCCCTTGCTCTGCTGTACTTCCCTGTGAATTACTCCTCCCTCATCCAGCCCGTGTGCCTTCCCAGAAAGCCCTTCCAAGTGAACAGCGGGACCGTATGCTGGGTGACTGGCTGGGGCCAACAGAACAAAACTG ATCTAGGGTCTGCATCAGTTCTTCTTCAGGAggttcagcaaaacattcttctCTAGAAGCACTGCAATCAGCTGTTCCAGAGAGAGCTGGGGACGTCGGAAAACCTGGTGATTAAAGGGATGATCTGCGGTCAGCAAGACTTGGGACAGAGCCTTTGTTGG aGAAATTCTGGGAGCCCCCTTTGTCTGTGA
- the Prss45 gene encoding inactive serine protease 45 precursor: protein MATSLRLLDAGPGSLRRWIPTCFAALLLLPPRPNLGYNEDHAEPVCGAPWWSDSLEERHHWPWEVSLQIENEHVCGGALIDQSWVVSAAHCIQGNKEYLVMLGSSTLQPSGSPWALKIPVGDIIMHPKYWGQNFIRSDIALLCLETPVTFNKYIQPICLPEHNFNLKVGMKCWVTGWGQAKQHPSAKLTRSLELWEAEVSIVDNKNCDRVFHKKTFYPQVIPLIRKNMICTTNHRENPCYGDPGGPLACEVHGRWILAGIFSWEKACTKAPNLSVYTRIDKYTGWIKEQVSRGARSGRCRTSCLLFLPWLLQLPVSPGPPHPFLFLLCLC, encoded by the exons ATGGCTACGTCACTGCGCCTCCTGGACGCTGGGCCTGGATCCTTGAGGCGCTGGATCCCAACCTGCTTTGCGGCGCTACTGTTGCTGCCTCCACGGCCAAACTTAG gtTATAATGAGGACCACGCTGAACCAG TTTGTGGCGCACCCTGGTGGTCTGACAGCTTGGAGGAGCGCCACCATTGGCCCTGGGAAGTGAGCCTTCAGATAGAAAATGAGCACGTGTGTGGAGGAGCCCTCATTGATCAGAGCTGGGTGGTGTCCGCAGCTCACTGCATCCAGGG CAACAAAGAATACTTAGTGATGTTGGGTAGCAGCACACTCCAGCCCAGCGGCTCCCCCTGGGCCCTGAAGATTCCCGTGGGTGACATCATCATGCATCCCAAGTACTGGGGCCAGAACTTCATCAGAAGCGATATTGCCCTTCTCTGTCTTGAAACCCCTGTCACTTTCAACAAGTACATACAGCCCATCTGTCTCCCAGAGCACAACTTCAACTTGAAGGTCGGTATGAAGTGCTGGGTGACTGGCTGGGGCCAGGCTAAGCAACACCCCTCAG CCAAGTTGACACGGAGTCTAGagctttgggaggctgaggtatcCATTGTTGACAACAAGAACTGTGACAGAGTCTTCCACAAGAAGACCTTCTATCCCCAAGTTATCCCCCTTATCCGGAAGAACATGATCTGTACCACCAATCATAGGGAGAACCCGTGCTAT GGAGATCCTGGGGGACCATTGGCTTGTGAAGTCCATGGCAGATGGATTCTGGCTGGCATATTCTCGTGGGAGAAGGCCTGCACCAAAGCTCCGAATCTAAGCGTATACACCCGCATCGACAAATATACCGGATGGATCAAGGAGCAAGTGAGCCGTGGGGCGCGGTCCGGGCGCTGCAGGACCTCCTGCCTTCTGTTCCTGCCCTGGCTGCTGCAGCTCCCAGTCAGCCCAGgacctccccaccccttcctcttcctgctttgCCTCTGCTGA